CACCGATACAAACAATATGCTTCAACCCACGGTGGAAGATCTTGCCTTGCGAATAGCTGGGTGAATTAAGGCTCCAGGTTTCTCCGGCGGGGCCAAGGTCGTTGATTGATACCAAAGCGGTATCATCGAACGTGCTGGCTTCTGAATCGATAACGTAGGTCATGCCGATCATGGTAGGGAAGAAGACGTATTGATTTACTGCGATCGGGCTGCCTGCTGTGACGTGACCCCAACCGTCGCCTTTTGAACGCCTGTCGTTGGCGGTTTCGATGCCTCTTGAATTGGTGCCATTGCTGGGGATGTGTTTGTCCCAGAGGATCTGATCGTGAGCTTTGGGCTGGCGAACTACCTGGATAGGAACCTGGAGGAATTCAGACTTGCCGGTCTCTGTATTCACGCGACCGATGCAATGACCTGCGTGGGTAAGGAATAAAAAATATTTTCCGACCAGTATGGGTGTTTGGTTCGTGGGCTCCGGTTTAAATTTTTCTATCACCTTCGTGAAAGGAGAATCCCGGTGTGTTTCGTATTTATTCTTTGAGCTGTTCCAAAGCCGGATGTCTGCAATTTCGAAGACCGGGAATTTGGCTGCCAGTTTTCCGGTTTGAGAATCGAGCTTAAGCAGATTGCCCGAATCAAAACCGTAGGCGTAATGCTCATTGAAGTGTGATACGGCATAGGTTGCAGTTCCTGTGGAGTCATAATTCCAGAGGTTTTCCCCGGATACTTTGGACATACTAAATCCATAGGGAACTTCCGGAGGTTGGTGTCCACCACCTCGTCCGTGAAATATGTGTGGTTGGCCGTTGATGTATCCCAATCGCGGTGTGTTGTGAACGGAGGTTCCAGTTGACTCGGTCCAGAGTGGTTTTCCGGTCGCTGCATCAAAGCTTCGAATAAAAGTCCAAGGCCAATCTTCCGCCGGCGAATTGCGATTTCCAGGTTCGGCTTTCATCGGTCGCCGCAATGGATCATCTGCGTCACGCATCAGAACAAAGAGTAACTGATTATCGACGAGGATCGGTTCGGATTGTTTGGCATTGTGTCTTGAGCGTGATTCAAAGGATCGGGTCCAAACTACATTCCCCTCCATGTCGAGGCAGACCATGGTTCCGCCCTGGTTGATGAACCATACATGGTTTCCGTCCGTAATGGGAGTTGCGCTGGTGTTATCGGAAAACAACCCCGAGTAAGGCATTGTCTTAGGGCTGGGAATGTCCTTGGTCCAAAGAATTTCTCCGGTTTGAGAATTCAGACAATAACCAATGATATCACTTCCCTCCGCCTTTTCCAACGGAGTGCCCATTGGCAGTGGTTTATTGATGGTGAGGAATATTCGGTTCTCCCAAACGGCAATCCCGCTTTGCCCGCCTTCCGGTAACACGGTTTTCCAAAGGATGTTGGAATCGCTGCTTACA
Above is a genomic segment from Verrucomicrobiota bacterium containing:
- a CDS encoding PQQ-binding-like beta-propeller repeat protein, which produces MNPLIPLCFGTLLICASTLAQSPIKHADDQWPMASGPSGTWTTTTDQKIPTEWSVSSDSNILWKTVLPEGGQSGIAVWENRIFLTINKPLPMGTPLEKAEGSDIIGYCLNSQTGEILWTKDIPSPKTMPYSGLFSDNTSATPITDGNHVWFINQGGTMVCLDMEGNVVWTRSFESRSRHNAKQSEPILVDNQLLFVLMRDADDPLRRPMKAEPGNRNSPAEDWPWTFIRSFDAATGKPLWTESTGTSVHNTPRLGYINGQPHIFHGRGGGHQPPEVPYGFSMSKVSGENLWNYDSTGTATYAVSHFNEHYAYGFDSGNLLKLDSQTGKLAAKFPVFEIADIRLWNSSKNKYETHRDSPFTKVIEKFKPEPTNQTPILVGKYFLFLTHAGHCIGRVNTETGKSEFLQVPIQVVRQPKAHDQILWDKHIPSNGTNSRGIETANDRRSKGDGWGHVTAGSPIAVNQYVFFPTMIGMTYVIDSEASTFDDTALVSINDLGPAGETWSLNSPSYSQGKIFHRGLKHIVCIGEGN